Proteins from one Meriones unguiculatus strain TT.TT164.6M chromosome 10, Bangor_MerUng_6.1, whole genome shotgun sequence genomic window:
- the C10H1orf54 gene encoding uncharacterized protein C1orf54 homolog isoform X1, translating to MDVLLIALLVVPLILGQEYEDEEELEEGDYYQVIYYYTVTPNYDDYNVNFTVDYSVFESEDRLNRLNKEVTTEAAETTISLHTELVDHQNPVTTKPVTTEPVSHMDSKEQSTEQNDAMSSLQSPLSCLLLWTLLQSGMHFL from the exons ATGGATGTCCTCCTTATAGCCCTCCTTGTCGTGCCGCTTATCCTGG GACAGGAATACGAGGATGAAGAAGAGCTGGAAGAGGGTGATTACTATCAAGTGATATATTATTACACAGTGACCCCTAACTATG aTGACTATAATGTAAACTTCACTGTTGATTACTCTGTGTTTGAGTCAGAGGACAGGTTG AACAGGTTGAATAAGGAGGTAACAACAGAAGCAGCAGAAACTACCATTAGTCTTCATACAGAACTTGTGGACCACCAGAATCCTGTAACCACGAAACCAGTGACAACAGAACCAGTGAGTCACATGGACAGTAAGGAG CAGAGTACAGAACAGAATGATGCCATGTCCAGTCTGCAGAGTCCTCTGTCCTGTCTTCTGTTATGGACCCTCCTTCAATCGGGGATGCATTTTCTGTAG
- the C10H1orf54 gene encoding uncharacterized protein C1orf54 homolog isoform X3, translated as MDVLLIALLVVPLILGQEYEDEEELEEGDYYQVIYYYTVTPNYDDYNVNFTVDYSVFESEDRLNRLNKEVTTEAAETTISLHTELVDHQNPVTTKPVTTEPQSTEQNDAMSSLQSPLSCLLLWTLLQSGMHFL; from the exons ATGGATGTCCTCCTTATAGCCCTCCTTGTCGTGCCGCTTATCCTGG GACAGGAATACGAGGATGAAGAAGAGCTGGAAGAGGGTGATTACTATCAAGTGATATATTATTACACAGTGACCCCTAACTATG aTGACTATAATGTAAACTTCACTGTTGATTACTCTGTGTTTGAGTCAGAGGACAGGTTG AACAGGTTGAATAAGGAGGTAACAACAGAAGCAGCAGAAACTACCATTAGTCTTCATACAGAACTTGTGGACCACCAGAATCCTGTAACCACGAAACCAGTGACAACAGAACCA CAGAGTACAGAACAGAATGATGCCATGTCCAGTCTGCAGAGTCCTCTGTCCTGTCTTCTGTTATGGACCCTCCTTCAATCGGGGATGCATTTTCTGTAG
- the C10H1orf54 gene encoding uncharacterized protein C1orf54 homolog isoform X4: protein MDVLLIALLVVPLILGQEYEDEEELEEGDYYQVIYYYTVTPNYDDYNVNFTVDYSVFESEDRLNRLNKEVTTEAAETTISLHTELVDHQNPVTTKPVTTEPSTEQNDAMSSLQSPLSCLLLWTLLQSGMHFL from the exons ATGGATGTCCTCCTTATAGCCCTCCTTGTCGTGCCGCTTATCCTGG GACAGGAATACGAGGATGAAGAAGAGCTGGAAGAGGGTGATTACTATCAAGTGATATATTATTACACAGTGACCCCTAACTATG aTGACTATAATGTAAACTTCACTGTTGATTACTCTGTGTTTGAGTCAGAGGACAGGTTG AACAGGTTGAATAAGGAGGTAACAACAGAAGCAGCAGAAACTACCATTAGTCTTCATACAGAACTTGTGGACCACCAGAATCCTGTAACCACGAAACCAGTGACAACAGAACCA AGTACAGAACAGAATGATGCCATGTCCAGTCTGCAGAGTCCTCTGTCCTGTCTTCTGTTATGGACCCTCCTTCAATCGGGGATGCATTTTCTGTAG
- the C10H1orf54 gene encoding uncharacterized protein C1orf54 homolog isoform X2 encodes MDVLLIALLVVPLILGQEYEDEEELEEGDYYQVIYYYTVTPNYDDYNVNFTVDYSVFESEDRLNRLNKEVTTEAAETTISLHTELVDHQNPVTTKPVTTEPVSHMDSKESTEQNDAMSSLQSPLSCLLLWTLLQSGMHFL; translated from the exons ATGGATGTCCTCCTTATAGCCCTCCTTGTCGTGCCGCTTATCCTGG GACAGGAATACGAGGATGAAGAAGAGCTGGAAGAGGGTGATTACTATCAAGTGATATATTATTACACAGTGACCCCTAACTATG aTGACTATAATGTAAACTTCACTGTTGATTACTCTGTGTTTGAGTCAGAGGACAGGTTG AACAGGTTGAATAAGGAGGTAACAACAGAAGCAGCAGAAACTACCATTAGTCTTCATACAGAACTTGTGGACCACCAGAATCCTGTAACCACGAAACCAGTGACAACAGAACCAGTGAGTCACATGGACAGTAAGGAG AGTACAGAACAGAATGATGCCATGTCCAGTCTGCAGAGTCCTCTGTCCTGTCTTCTGTTATGGACCCTCCTTCAATCGGGGATGCATTTTCTGTAG